In Erigeron canadensis isolate Cc75 chromosome 8, C_canadensis_v1, whole genome shotgun sequence, the DNA window attattttgtaacatccTATTTGTCCAcactaacttttatttttacacagtgtttagtgtggataaatttctacacacttgtcaatctatatatttttacacacataaaagcgtgacaaaatttttaatttctttacactaactaaaagtgtggacaAATATATGCTACATTATTTGTAGTGAGAGGAAAAGGGTTAATATagtcttttttacttttttaattgtGTATGTGATAATAAGGAGATGAAAACGTGTTTTTTAATGctagtaattatatataaggtcaaagttaaaaataaagactttgaatattaaaagtataacacttttaatgagACGGAGagagtaatttttaaattttcatacataaataaatatgttgAGTACAAGATAGGGCGTTGAAGAAAGCGACTGCTTTAGCATCTCTCTTCAAAAATGCATATTGGCCATGTAATTTAAATTCATAACACAACCATCGACctaaatattttataacatatCCATTTTCATGTATATTTACAAAACAGTTCGTCTCTTTCTCTATCTCTCTATCAAGAAGGCGATTGCAGAGAACACTACTCACTCAGTACTGGTACtataaaagagaaagaaaaggatATCTTACAGGCTTTGCATCCTCCCTCTCTTTTTCACAACATATAATCAAAGGTTAGATTAAATATAGTATTCATGCTTTTTTCATTTCATAAAAAGTTCcacaattttttattaaaatattttatcttaacTTGACAAAAAGTATCAAGAGACACCCATTTGATGCTTTCTGTTTTTACTctagctcttttttttttttgtctttaatcTCCATCATATCCTCAATATATGTCTAATAATATAGGGTGTGAAAAAAATACTTGATGAAGATGACATCCATGTACAAGATTATCATTTTCATGATATTATGGAAATAGTAATTTTTTCAAGAAACCTACTGTCTTTGGAAATTCTATGTCACAAGATTATATCTTCAATTTCTCACATGGGTTCGAGAGATCATCTTCGGGTCAAGATCAGATCCGAAGGTTAGATGAGGAAGCAGTACATGGTAACGATTTGCCGGCAGTTTACGAGACGGGAGCTGGGATGTTGTCCGAGATGTTTAATTTCTCGGGACCCAACAACCCAAATTCCGCCTCAGAATTGCTGGCAAATCAAATAAATTACCATCAACAAAACCGAAGGCCAAACAGTACAGGCGGTGATTGGTACGGAAATAGTACTAATCATGCCATGCAACTTTTTTTAACAAACCCATCTCATCATCAAGAATCTCCTTCTTCAGAATCACCATCTTCAACTCTTCACATGTTGATGCCAAATAATGTCCCATCTACCAATTCTACCCTTCATCATCAACAAAGCTTTGGCAGTACTAGTGGTACCGGACAAGGGcattttggtcaattcgcatgGGTACCTCCTGGTGGAGGTACATCAAATGAAGGTGAAAACGTCGGTGGAGTTGAAGGTCTTTCACTTTCATTATCTTCAACTTTACAACATCACTTGGAAGCAGCTAAAGTTGAAGACTTAAGAATTGGCGATGATTCGGGTACAGCCGGAATGTTTTACTTTAATCAACTAGGCGCTACTACCGGTGGAGATCCTTATCGAAGTTTACATATGGGACAACCCCATAATCATGGTCCAATTCATATCGGTTTCGGATCGTCTTCTTTAGGAGTTGTTAAAGTCCTTAGAAATTCTAGGTATGTGAAAGCAGCACAAGAATTACTTGAAGAATTTTGTAGTGTGGGAAGAGGTcaattcaagaaaaataaatcCGCTTTAAAATCTAACAATCCAACAAatagtagtggtggtggtgcttCCTCAAAAGAGCTTCCTCCCTTATCATCTTCTGATAGAATTGAACATCAAAGAAGAAAAGTAAAACTGTCTTCCATGCTTGATGAGGTACAAATTAAGTCAATCTTTGTGTTTCTGTTTACTTTTGGTAAAGTTAAAACTGTCTACATCTCGTCTCCCATATTGGGTTTATAACCTGTGTAAGACGGTACTGGGTGTTACTTTACCTTTTGTGTTAGTGTTAGTGTTGGTGTTGCAAAGACACCGGGCCGGCACAAAATTCCGGCAACTAGTAAATGTTTCTTGACAAAAGCCGGCCGAAATAGAAGGGTTTTTCACTGACAGAATATGCTGATTTTGCTTACATCAATAATGTTTGtcatttttgaaagtttttggGCATAAGATAATTAGTACAATTAATTTAGTTTTGGTAAAACCATGACAAGCTACTTGCATAGTATAATCATCATCATAGATTAAAATATTAGGGTTGTAGCTTCCTTAGCTTCATAATTCATTGTTAAAtaatgatttctattcttttaatttgaaaatttcaTACACATTATAGCAAATCTTGAAAAGTTCCACAGACTTACattaataaatcataatatattttttaattaatgtttgGTAATTTAATACTCTACTAACATAATGTAAACAGTTAATCCTTGGCtttattgagaaaaaaaaatgcaaagtttttaaaaacaacaatctgttgatgTCCTATCATCAACagcaatatttatttttttaataaataacgattacctttttttttttcttttgttttttagtttctaAAGAAAAATCAGTTGTTATTCTGAAATATTGATCTAGCTAGTAACCATTTCTGCTCAAGAATTCACTACATATATAGGCAATAATAATGTACTCgtatttaataacttttttgataaTTATGTCTCTCTTTGACTTGTGCAATTTAGTAAgtcaattattaaaattattattaacattCATCAATGCAGGTGGAAAGGAGATACAATCACTACTGTGAACAGATGCAAATGGTGGTGAATTCCTTTGATTTAGTGATGGGGTTCGGCGGAGCGGTACCATACACAGCGTTAGCACAAAAGGCCATGTCACGCCATTTTCGTTGTTTAAAAGATGCAATCGCGGCTCAGTTGAAACACAGTTGTGAATTATTAGGGGAGAAAGACGCGAGTTCTTCGGGTGTCACTAAAGGTGAGACACCAAGGCTTAAGTTGTTAGAACAAAGCTTAAGACAACAAAGAGCATTCCATCAAATGGGCATGATGGAACAAGAAGCTTGGAGACCCCAAAGAGGCTTGCCTGAACGTTCGGTTAACATTTTAAGAGCTTGGCTTTTCGAGCACTTTTTACACCCGTAAGTCCCTCTTCGAATCGTTAATTAGGTTCATGATTTCTTCCCTATAAGCTAATTAATAATCATCCTGAAATTGGATCAAAAACACAAACTTgttggtattttttttaaaacagctATAAATATTACATCAAATCTATTCATATATGCCTAAAACTTGCtaaagtttgtttttgtttttcttcccAAAAAGGCATCAGCCTTCTTCTTTGTTTTggtatcaaattaattaatatggtCTAAATGGATTAAATGCATAAACATAAATGTTATCTTAACTGTTTCTGAACTCTTCTTACAATAATGAGACAATAATTAGCAATAAGAAGGTAATGATATGATGAACTCATATAGACATAAAAAGAGTGTAATTTAAAGAATGAGTGTATGTTTTGGTGCAACCTTTAATCACTTTTTGGcaatataaaataatgaaagtatatatgtatgtaggaGTGTCAACTGATAGTGTCTCTCCAACTATAATGCAGATAAAGTGGTTCTTTCATTATATACTTCACTTCACTCAACTATGCCTTATTTTAAAACCTATGTACGTTAGCTAGGCTAGCTACTATATATTTAGTATCATTTAAGCCCACTAAAATTAATAGTTGACCACTTAATACTTCATGAGTATGTATACATaaaatacgtatatatatacatttatatgatTGGTTATAAGATAAAAGTATAATGTGACAAAGAAAGTTTGAAGGGCCACTAACTCACCACATTTTTCATGACCATcttattttattcaaatattttCATATGATACAAAAATGATAAGAAATATGTTGGGACgagattattataattatgtaaataaaattcatgttgaaaaatgattttcagGTATCCAAGTGATGCTGATAAACATCTTTTGGCCAGACAGACTGGACTCTCTAGAAATCAGGTTTGTTTGTATTTCATTTCTtatatctttcattttcaaTCACTCTTTTGGATATACGTATAGTATAGTgtacatgcatatatacatGGATATATAAAAAGTGAAAGATGCATTTGTCTATGTTTAACTATGTGGGATTTGAGCTTTCCATTATGATAACGAAATCCTAACAATGTTgataaagaataataatagaATTTAAAACTGAAATAATTGATATAGTTGATTAGAAATAATGCCATTATTGGTAAGGTCACCCATCCATTCCTCCTCTCATCAAATTCACATACCGAATATAATTTATGTTTGCAACATTAATCTTTAAAAGTCttctaattaatattatatgcTCTTGGATGTGGATATTACTTggcctactttttttttttttttctttcttgattTGTTCTAGCTAGTATGTTTTTAGTAacattttaagtatatatatatgcattagaAACATTTTGATTTTGCAACTATTTTGTTAGTTTGTTATTACTAATTTGTTATTAGCATCGTGTTAGTttcaacattatatatatatatatacttcttgcTAGTTAGTTTCCATATAATTTATAGCAAAAGGTTGATAAAGGACAACTCAAATTAGCCTAAAATCGATTTCACACCATAACGGGGACACACTTTGACTTGCTCAATGTTTGTGACTAAAGGTGTACGTCCAGGCTTAAACCTAATTAAGATCTTGCGTATGACAAAAAATCATATCACTAATTGAGTCATATGTTATTGACAAcattatatacaacaaaaaaattatgattttctaAGTAACTTTTTCATATCTAACACAAACTCGATGCATGATATTAAGTCCATTTTAATCACTAATTGCTTTTCTTAACgttttttgcttttgttatTGCTAAGAAACGTCTTATTCTTTGAATTAAGTATAtcattaatcaaaattttatctAAACcaaaagtacatatatatatacttttcatatttcaaaaatttttcttttacacAAACCATAACAACTCTTAACTCTTATATTATGTATTacattatatgttttaaaattcattcatatatgtaatattataaaaaaaaattgtatgttttaagagaatttttctcaaaacttctaaaataattttttgtaaacttgctaatgaggttgttaacatttgtgttaaagttttggaaaaaCATCTTAAATGAATACAATCATTTGTACAAGAAATAAAAGGATTAGTTAATGGGATAGTACGTCGAAAAAAGGAGAGGCTGTCGCACCTGTATATAGTGAGGACGACAGTGCATCTAATTTGATCATAAGTACAGTTGAGACAAGACGtgtgatttcttttttttttttatcttcacaCTGCATGCCACTGTTTTAAGTCATCGTGTACACCAAATTTAATCACTGCTTCATTTGCTTTCTCGTGCCTTGTCTTCTCTTTAACCAATTTTTTGCCATTACTTCGCTAGCTTCTGCCTTaggaatattattttttaattagtatatGTCTCTTGGACTATTTTCAATCATATATATCTCTCTATAGGAAAAAAGAGAGTATTTTCATAGCAttatttttcctttaaaagattTGTATCTTCATcaattgttattttaaaaacttttctcTAAATAAATTATTCTTTCTCAATTCACCTTTTTGCAATAagacaaatatattatattcaaaAGCTATATATAGTTTCAGAAAATGGATAGTAGTGATTTTCTATGTATACAAGAAATTTgacttctttaaaaaaattattttaatttacagGACAAATATATTAGCTAGATAgagttatattttttatatctctatatatataaagatggaAGAAGTGTATCTAGATTACCTTACTGAAAATGACCTTATAATCCCAATTTAAGTAATCTTGATATAATACTTATCTGATAGTATAATATTGGCACTCAAACTTCATAAATAGTAATCTTGTTTAAGAttattaaatgtatatattgtttGGGTGTTATGCCTTCGTTGTTGATATATCGTCTTACAATCTGATAACGTAATCTAATTCAGCCCAAAAAATCGAACCTTGGACCAAATAAGATGTGACATACCACCATCTAGCTAGTTAAATATTTTACTTGTCTAACACACCATCTTGATTTAAAATTAGGAATCATTCATGCATGTTGTATTAATTTAAGGTTATCCACTTAATGCATACCTAAAGTACTgtattattcttgaattaaattaaatttcaaaTTTGTGAATACAAATGGTTATTTTATTACTACGTACACTAAACTTAATATATGCACTAAACTCAAGTTAAATTATTGATTAAACATGTTATTCTGAGAACCATGTTGAagggtagtgtaattatttgtTATAAGAGTATGTAATATACTTTAAGAAAATTATGATTAGATCATCTCTGATTTTAGAGACGACCTTACGCGTCTTTAACTGTTTAGTCAGTTTACAgattcttaaaattttttaatttcatttccaGTCATACAAATATTTGTAAATATTCTTACATTTTCCATATCATCGCTCTTTATTGAAAGTTAGTAAGTTCGTATAGTTTGTAGAAGGGTTGTTATATTGTATCAATATTCAATATCCAATATCCATTCATGTATGGTGCATGTAAAAATTCATACATTTATGTGCATGAAGTTATATGGTAGTAAAAACAGTAGAAAGGAAATTAGAGAGCATCCTTGGCTTTATTCATGATTCATGAAGTCAGAAGTAAAATGACTGTTGTAAGGCAGACGTCTTAATCAATGTACAGTTTATAATgacaatgatatatatatgtcaatgtCAATTTCACAGGTTTTAATTTTCTATTCCATCATATATATCACttcattgtatatataattacttgTTTCTTCTTATGGTTTTACTCacaacttatttatttatttaaatggaACATTAGATCCTTGTTGGTTTTAACCACTAGCTAGCCTGAGTAGCCAAAATTAAAGGCCAAAAAACATGCTTTTCTAATGAGACAAAAACGTTTAATAGGAGTCTTTTGTACTACTTTCTCCAAAAGGGTCTTGAAATAGTTCCTTAAGATCAATGATAAGTGTCCAGTGGTTGTGAAGAGACTTAGTGACTTCACACGTCCCAAGTTCGAATCTCCCACTCTCCATGAGAGCTTGGTCTGAGATTACTCAGGTTCGAGTATGAAAGGACATGGTTTACTCTTATTAATTGTCGTGTCTTCGCACAGATTAAATGAGCTAGGTTTTCctccatcgggtatttgaattAGTCATTGTTTTGAGAGAGCTCTTTAGTGCAGAcgcggttaagacaacgtatgctataCCTCTCGCTGTCAAATTGCGACATCAGGTTTCTAGCGAAATTCACTTAAAAAAATAGTTCCTCATTTTTGtgcttctatatatatatatatatgtgtgaatTGAGAATTAATAGAGTAagtaaaatgaatttgaacacaattttcattttatagtCATTTATAATTGTTAAGTATGGCAGCATCCTAGCTAATCAAGTTAATTGCTTGATCCAAAGTGGAGGGAAAATCAAAGAGAAAAATCTAGGATTGAACTTTAGTTCTTGAAACCAATTTATTATGACTTTGTATAGGATTATTCCTTTGTTTATAATTGCTTGATCCATGTGtgtgattttctttattttcttttactacTTCTATTCACATTAAAAACACTAAGATTTTTAATTAGCTAggctaataaaacaaaaatataatgttaaaaaaacaaaactcaaaGCCAAGGAATTAGATTTTGACATTAATTAGTATCAACATACTACTCATGCATGTCCTGCTGGATCATTTCTGATTCTGAATCACCATAATTTATTATCtttgtatgtatctatatatatgtgtgtttgtatATGTTTTGTAGGTATCAAATTGGTTCATAAATGCAAGGGTCAGGTTGTGGAAACCTATGGTAGAAGACATGTACC includes these proteins:
- the LOC122578050 gene encoding BEL1-like homeodomain protein 4, which gives rise to MSQDYIFNFSHGFERSSSGQDQIRRLDEEAVHGNDLPAVYETGAGMLSEMFNFSGPNNPNSASELLANQINYHQQNRRPNSTGGDWYGNSTNHAMQLFLTNPSHHQESPSSESPSSTLHMLMPNNVPSTNSTLHHQQSFGSTSGTGQGHFGQFAWVPPGGGTSNEGENVGGVEGLSLSLSSTLQHHLEAAKVEDLRIGDDSGTAGMFYFNQLGATTGGDPYRSLHMGQPHNHGPIHIGFGSSSLGVVKVLRNSRYVKAAQELLEEFCSVGRGQFKKNKSALKSNNPTNSSGGGASSKELPPLSSSDRIEHQRRKVKLSSMLDEVERRYNHYCEQMQMVVNSFDLVMGFGGAVPYTALAQKAMSRHFRCLKDAIAAQLKHSCELLGEKDASSSGVTKGETPRLKLLEQSLRQQRAFHQMGMMEQEAWRPQRGLPERSVNILRAWLFEHFLHPYPSDADKHLLARQTGLSRNQVSNWFINARVRLWKPMVEDMYQQESKEEDQEGIDPPQNIDQNDDDDEDIDDDQENNNNNNKSETNNNNINYKNGPSSSSTTTSSCAALAQTSMHHHPPIYTNTHANISEINDPENDPSILAINTQNCFSENQVSTTTNAMSSSYSYTTGNINNNMSIIPPSFPVTKDDVSHDQIGSTLIRFGTNSTSGDVSLTLGLRHAGSNLPEKNSFSVRDFGEC